Within Psychrobacter sp. DAB_AL43B, the genomic segment ATGCCGGTACTCACTGGTATTGAAACCTTAAGAGAAATCAAAGCAAGAAATATCAGTACCAAGACCGTTTTGTTCACGGTTTCTGATAGTGGTGAAGACGTACAAGAAGCTTTAAAATTAGGCGTCGATGGTTATCTGTTAAAGGATATGGAGCCTGAGTTGATTATTATTGATATTAGAAAAATACTACGCGGCGAGCTGGTCATCAGCCCAAATCTGGCTTCGATATTGGCACAAACGCTACGCACGCCAAGTATTCAAGATATTGCTAGCAATCTGACCACCCGAGAGCTACAAGTGATTCAAATGATCGCTGAGGGGCTCAGTAATAAGATGATCGCCAATAGTTTAGATATTGCCGAATCGACAGTGAAGGTACACGTAAAGCATATTCTTAATAAAACAGGTCTGCGCACGCGTGTCGAAGCAGCGGTTTGGACAGTAAACCATTTGTCTAAATAGCGATCTCTTAAAATAATGTTCACTAAGCTAAAGGTATTTATAGTCTAAACATAAAAACCCACCTAACTTTCGCTAGGTGGGTTTTTATGTTTAGACAGACAGACAAAAGGTCTGCATTTTAGCTTTGACTTTCTGCGGCAATCTGCCGATCGACCGATGACATTTTATACTCATCACCAAAGGCATCTTCAGGCTCTGCTAGCCAGAAATAGCACACAATCCACGCAATCAGCGCACCGATAGCGATAATATAAAAGAACTGATTGGGCTCAACAAAGGTATAAATGAATAAGTAGAATACCGCCCCAACGTTACCATAAGCGCCTGTCATCCCTGATATCTGACCAGTCAGACGACGCTTAATGGAAGGGATAATACCAAAGGTTGCGCCTTCTGCACCCTGCACAAATACCGAGCATAAGATGGTGAATACGACGGCGATAAACAGCGGCCATTCGGCATTGAGCAAGCCCATCAGCACAAAGCCAATAGCGATACCAAACATATAAACCAACATCACTAAACGACGATTACCGACTTTATCAGAGATATAGCCGCCAAGTGGACGCGCCCATAAATTCACAAATGCAAACGTTGACGCAATCAAACCTGCTGCGGTTGGATCCAATTTCCAAGTTGCCGCAAAGAACATCGGTAGCATGGAGACAACCGCTAGCTCTGCGCCAAAGTTAGCAAAGTAGCTCACATTCAAAGCAGCAACCGATTTAAAGGGGTATTTATCATCTTCTGGAATACCGGCTTTGATTATAGGTAAATTCACACTGATGGCTTTATAAATTTGATAAACAATCATCAATACAAGCACGCTGTAGCAGACGATAGCGCCTGTCATACTTAAAAAATTCATCGCTTGGGTACGATAAACCAGCAATCCCAATACGCCATATAATGGAATAATAAATAGGCAATATAACCACAAATCTTTCCAAGTAGATACTTCTAAAGCCCCTGATTTTCGTGCTTTTTTATGCGTACCAACCTCTGGTCCGTCAGTGATTAAAAACCAATAAGCTACGCCATATACAGCTAATAGCAAACCAGATAACGCAATTGCCCAGCGCCAGCCATCGTCACCACCAAAAAACTGTAAGGCTACAGTGGGTATGGTAATAGCGGCGGCAGCGGAACCAAAGTTACCCCAACCTGCATAGAAGCCTTCGGCAAAGCCAATGTCTTTTGGCTTAAACCATAAAGCTGTCATATGAATACCGACGACGAAACCTGCGCCAACGATAGACATGAATAACCGCGCGACGAATAGCTGCATGGCAGAATCACCAAAAGCGAAGAACCAAGTCGGTATTGCCATCACTACCATGAGTATGGAAAAAACGCGCCGAGGACCAAAACGGTCCAACGC encodes:
- the narL gene encoding two-component system response regulator NarL, coding for MSTKVYTSTSPARLLLVDDHPMLRRGIFELLSLEDDVKVVGEASNGQEALAFLENNEVDLVILDHKMPVLTGIETLREIKARNISTKTVLFTVSDSGEDVQEALKLGVDGYLLKDMEPELIIIDIRKILRGELVISPNLASILAQTLRTPSIQDIASNLTTRELQVIQMIAEGLSNKMIANSLDIAESTVKVHVKHILNKTGLRTRVEAAVWTVNHLSK
- a CDS encoding MFS transporter codes for the protein MHAKELLELERRDIRALHYTWIAFFLTFYVWFNMAPLATSMLQTESYLTPDHIKLFLIANVALTIPGRVIVGMALDRFGPRRVFSILMVVMAIPTWFFAFGDSAMQLFVARLFMSIVGAGFVVGIHMTALWFKPKDIGFAEGFYAGWGNFGSAAAAITIPTVALQFFGGDDGWRWAIALSGLLLAVYGVAYWFLITDGPEVGTHKKARKSGALEVSTWKDLWLYCLFIIPLYGVLGLLVYRTQAMNFLSMTGAIVCYSVLVLMIVYQIYKAISVNLPIIKAGIPEDDKYPFKSVAALNVSYFANFGAELAVVSMLPMFFAATWKLDPTAAGLIASTFAFVNLWARPLGGYISDKVGNRRLVMLVYMFGIAIGFVLMGLLNAEWPLFIAVVFTILCSVFVQGAEGATFGIIPSIKRRLTGQISGMTGAYGNVGAVFYLFIYTFVEPNQFFYIIAIGALIAWIVCYFWLAEPEDAFGDEYKMSSVDRQIAAESQS